A region from the Beduinella massiliensis genome encodes:
- a CDS encoding helicase C-terminal domain-containing protein, which translates to MKETLRVSVRALVEYTLHAEDLAGAAVDRERMLEGSRAHRARQSAAQEDLPGYESEVSLSLSVPCAEGFDLEVAGRADGLFSADGLLCVEEIKLWDDQPLEDALPAHWAQAACYAHMLCAARGVNRVRMDVVYTEKRGGVLRRFTDVQDAAALSERFSALVEPYARWQGMLLSWRRERNASLAAFAFPYDGFRAGQRAFSGNVFVAIRERRRLLAQAPTGTGKTAATLFPALKALAAGHTNQIFYLTARTTGRALALSTLRRFAERGARVRALELTAKEKICPLGAQRRCDPEYCPMAKGFYVRLPEAVEALMGRQLWDREAIEEAAGKHGICAFELSLSLSEIADVVVCDYNYAFDPVARIQRVFLQRSDVTLLVDEAHNLVDRARDMLSAQADSAALRQLRAQYGKQFGRKNAPYRAMTRAIRRLSHVEEERADGEVRLDGLPEGLTEDMQSLADALGEAMARGQGALLSDAFSDALSYVQCAARADETYAILLSRGGRDARVRLLCLDPAPYLREVTAKLRGVVYFSATLSPLPQLRALLGGEEGDGMLSLPSPFPPERLRVVRMPIDTRYASRERTAPQVARAIAALVKSRPGNYLALFPSYTYMNLVKSCFEDLSTGVSAITQQTGMDEAARDAFIARFEPGERLIGFCVMGGVFAEGIDLPGERLSGVAVVGVGLPQICAERDTLRAYFDGAGRDGFGLAYRIPGMTKVLQSVGRVIRTEQDRGAALLIDTRFFDAAYEGLLPPHFFPLYEASTDAALMRLLSAFWEENSDAGDWEKRE; encoded by the coding sequence ATGAAAGAAACCCTGCGCGTGTCGGTGCGCGCGCTGGTCGAGTATACCCTGCACGCGGAGGATCTGGCTGGGGCCGCCGTGGACCGCGAGCGCATGCTGGAGGGTTCGCGCGCGCATCGCGCGCGCCAGAGCGCTGCACAGGAGGACTTGCCCGGCTACGAATCCGAGGTATCCCTCTCTCTGAGCGTGCCCTGTGCGGAGGGCTTCGATTTGGAGGTCGCAGGGCGTGCCGACGGGCTGTTTTCAGCCGACGGCCTTTTGTGCGTGGAGGAAATCAAGCTCTGGGACGATCAGCCGCTGGAGGACGCGCTGCCCGCGCACTGGGCGCAGGCGGCCTGTTATGCGCACATGCTCTGCGCAGCGCGCGGCGTGAACCGCGTGCGCATGGACGTCGTCTATACCGAAAAGCGCGGCGGCGTGCTCCGCCGCTTCACGGACGTGCAGGACGCGGCGGCGCTTTCCGAGCGCTTTTCAGCGCTGGTCGAGCCCTACGCCCGATGGCAGGGCATGCTCCTTTCCTGGCGAAGGGAGAGAAATGCGTCGCTCGCCGCCTTTGCCTTCCCTTACGACGGCTTTCGCGCGGGCCAGCGCGCCTTTTCGGGGAATGTGTTCGTCGCCATCCGCGAGCGCAGGCGGCTGCTCGCGCAGGCGCCCACCGGTACGGGGAAGACCGCGGCCACGCTCTTTCCCGCGCTCAAGGCGCTGGCGGCGGGCCATACGAACCAGATCTTTTATCTCACCGCGCGCACGACGGGCCGCGCGTTGGCGCTCTCTACCCTGCGCCGCTTTGCAGAGCGCGGCGCCCGCGTGCGCGCGCTGGAGCTGACCGCTAAGGAGAAGATCTGCCCGCTGGGCGCGCAGCGGCGCTGCGACCCGGAATACTGCCCGATGGCGAAGGGCTTTTACGTCCGTCTGCCGGAGGCGGTAGAAGCGTTGATGGGCAGGCAGCTTTGGGATCGCGAGGCAATCGAGGAAGCCGCCGGGAAGCACGGCATCTGCGCCTTCGAGCTCTCCCTTTCGCTTTCGGAGATCGCGGACGTCGTCGTGTGCGATTACAACTACGCCTTTGACCCGGTAGCGCGCATTCAACGCGTATTTTTGCAGCGCAGCGACGTGACGCTGCTGGTGGACGAGGCGCACAACCTCGTCGACCGCGCGCGCGACATGCTCTCCGCGCAGGCGGACAGCGCCGCCCTGCGCCAGCTTCGCGCGCAGTACGGCAAGCAGTTTGGGCGAAAGAACGCGCCCTACCGGGCGATGACGCGCGCCATCCGGCGGCTCAGTCACGTGGAGGAGGAAAGAGCCGATGGGGAGGTGCGTCTGGACGGTCTGCCCGAGGGCCTGACGGAGGACATGCAATCTCTCGCGGATGCGCTGGGCGAGGCGATGGCGCGTGGTCAGGGCGCACTGCTCTCGGACGCATTTTCGGACGCGCTCTCCTACGTGCAGTGCGCGGCCCGAGCGGACGAAACCTATGCCATTCTGCTTTCGCGCGGCGGACGGGATGCGCGCGTACGCCTGCTGTGCCTCGACCCCGCGCCTTATCTGCGCGAGGTCACCGCAAAGCTGCGCGGGGTGGTGTACTTTTCCGCGACCCTCTCCCCCCTCCCGCAGCTTCGCGCGCTGCTGGGGGGCGAAGAGGGGGACGGCATGCTCTCGCTGCCCTCCCCCTTCCCGCCGGAGCGCCTGCGGGTGGTGCGCATGCCCATCGACACGCGCTACGCCAGCCGCGAACGCACCGCGCCGCAGGTCGCCCGGGCGATCGCCGCGCTGGTGAAAAGCCGTCCCGGCAACTATCTTGCCCTGTTTCCCTCTTATACATATATGAACCTCGTGAAAAGCTGCTTTGAGGATCTTTCGACCGGCGTTTCAGCCATCACCCAGCAGACCGGCATGGACGAAGCCGCGCGCGACGCCTTCATCGCCCGCTTTGAGCCGGGCGAGCGCCTCATTGGATTCTGCGTGATGGGCGGGGTATTCGCGGAGGGCATCGACCTGCCGGGCGAGCGCCTGTCAGGCGTCGCGGTGGTCGGCGTGGGCCTGCCGCAGATCTGCGCGGAGCGCGATACCCTGCGCGCGTACTTTGACGGTGCGGGGAGAGACGGGTTTGGCCTCGCCTACCGCATTCCCGGCATGACGAAGGTGCTGCAATCCGTCGGGCGCGTCATCCGCACCGAGCAGGACCGCGGCGCGGCGCTGCTCATCGACACGCGCTTTTTTGACGCGGCGTACGAGGGGCTGCTGCCCCCGCACTTCTTCCCGCTGTACGAGGCGTCCACGGACGCGGCGCTCATGCGGCTCCTTTCCGCCTTTTGGGAAGAGAATTCAGACGCCGGGGATTGGGAAAAAAGGGAATGA
- a CDS encoding serine hydrolase has protein sequence MKNLSTESIAKLRKRRGHIPAVPESAALLADGTLTPQAREDVQRCVDEIFRRNRTVGGTMALVVKGQVAGIFPYGLARVQGNVPVTENTYFRIASVSKLVFAFAALRLCEDGLLELDADISDYLGYRVRNPRFPDVPITLRQLLTHTASLVDNALYDGPGIDGEMSMKELLTPPNDAVDFSQDEPGTVFSYSNFGAGIVGSIMEIVTGERFDDLMQRLLFEPLSISASYAPQRIRPVEDFACGYYVSRVFPPRMAYDAPILAARPLPAVNPEMDFTWSPGRLIIRAGDMAKLLRLLLSDGEIDGARILRPETLTLMRTCQDGLGSVRRAGRGLNVAVLEELCGKGRIIGHQGVAYGMNAELWGDVERGSGLVMQTSGTMLHKYDGFIRCGFEMTSFAFDLIDRLL, from the coding sequence ATGAAAAATCTCTCTACGGAATCCATCGCAAAGCTGCGCAAACGCCGCGGGCACATCCCGGCCGTACCGGAAAGCGCCGCCCTGCTCGCGGACGGCACGCTGACGCCGCAGGCCCGGGAGGACGTGCAGCGCTGCGTAGACGAAATCTTCCGCCGAAACCGCACCGTCGGCGGCACCATGGCCCTCGTCGTGAAAGGCCAGGTCGCGGGCATCTTCCCTTACGGCCTCGCGCGCGTGCAGGGGAACGTGCCCGTCACCGAAAACACCTACTTCCGCATCGCCTCCGTCTCCAAGCTCGTGTTCGCCTTTGCCGCCCTCCGCCTGTGCGAGGACGGCCTGCTCGAGCTGGACGCGGACATTTCCGATTACCTCGGCTACCGCGTGCGCAATCCCCGCTTTCCGGACGTTCCGATCACGCTTCGCCAGCTGCTCACGCACACCGCCTCCCTCGTGGACAACGCCCTGTACGACGGGCCGGGCATCGACGGCGAAATGTCCATGAAGGAGCTGCTTACCCCGCCCAACGACGCCGTGGACTTCTCGCAGGACGAGCCCGGCACCGTCTTTTCCTACTCCAACTTCGGCGCAGGCATCGTGGGCTCCATCATGGAGATCGTGACGGGCGAACGCTTCGACGACCTGATGCAGCGCCTGCTCTTTGAGCCCCTGTCCATCTCCGCCTCCTACGCCCCCCAGCGCATCCGGCCGGTGGAGGACTTCGCCTGCGGCTATTACGTCAGCCGCGTCTTCCCCCCGCGAATGGCTTACGACGCGCCCATCCTCGCTGCAAGGCCCCTGCCCGCCGTGAATCCCGAAATGGACTTCACCTGGTCGCCGGGGCGCCTCATCATCCGCGCCGGGGACATGGCGAAGCTGCTGCGCCTGCTGCTCTCGGACGGTGAAATCGACGGCGCACGCATCCTACGCCCCGAAACCCTGACGCTCATGCGCACCTGTCAGGACGGCCTGGGCTCCGTCCGCCGCGCGGGACGCGGGCTCAACGTCGCCGTGCTCGAGGAGCTCTGCGGCAAGGGCCGCATCATCGGCCACCAGGGCGTGGCCTATGGCATGAACGCCGAGCTCTGGGGCGACGTGGAGCGGGGGAGCGGACTCGTCATGCAGACCAGCGGCACCATGCTGCACAAGTACGACGGTTTCATCCGCTGCGGCTTTGAAATGACCTCCTTCGCGTTTGACCTCATCGACCGGCTGCTGTAG
- a CDS encoding PTS sugar transporter subunit IIC yields MQKTEKKSLGARLFKRYGLDALSAMALGLFSTLIIGTILDQIGQYVPGLSKLSEFAAVAKSGPVVGGAIGVAVAWGMKVAPLAMFTSAVSGAIGYELGAPLGCFIAAVLGAEAGNFVAGKTKLDIILVPSATIIVGGLAAVLCSPAVNALMNLLRDFIDTATRMQPIPMGVIVSVVVGLALTAPISSAALCAMIFVAPEGTELGLGLQLAAGAATVGCCAQMVGFAVASYRENGIGGLIAQGLGTSMLQVPNILRHPLILVPPTLAAAILGPFATTLFDMRNYGVFAGMGTAGLVGQIGTFKSMAASSGAGVVLLKMLALHIALPAALSLAICLLMRRAGLIKDGDMKLEL; encoded by the coding sequence ATGCAAAAGACGGAAAAAAAGAGCCTCGGGGCGCGGCTTTTCAAACGTTACGGTCTGGACGCGCTCAGCGCGATGGCGCTGGGCCTGTTTTCCACCCTCATCATCGGCACGATTCTGGATCAGATTGGTCAGTACGTGCCGGGGCTTTCAAAGCTATCGGAGTTCGCGGCGGTCGCCAAGTCCGGTCCCGTGGTCGGCGGGGCGATCGGCGTCGCGGTCGCCTGGGGGATGAAGGTCGCGCCGCTGGCGATGTTCACGTCCGCCGTGTCGGGCGCGATCGGCTACGAGCTGGGCGCGCCGCTGGGCTGCTTCATCGCCGCCGTGCTGGGCGCGGAGGCAGGCAACTTCGTCGCGGGCAAGACGAAGCTGGACATCATCCTCGTCCCCTCGGCCACGATCATCGTCGGCGGGCTGGCGGCGGTGCTGTGCAGCCCGGCGGTCAACGCGCTGATGAACCTGCTGCGCGATTTCATCGATACGGCCACGCGCATGCAGCCCATCCCCATGGGCGTCATCGTCTCCGTCGTGGTAGGGCTCGCGCTGACCGCGCCCATCTCCTCCGCCGCGCTGTGCGCGATGATCTTCGTCGCGCCCGAGGGTACGGAGCTGGGCTTGGGCCTGCAGCTCGCCGCGGGCGCGGCGACCGTCGGCTGCTGCGCGCAGATGGTGGGCTTCGCCGTCGCCTCCTACAGGGAAAACGGCATCGGCGGCCTGATTGCGCAGGGGCTCGGCACCTCCATGCTGCAAGTGCCCAACATCCTGCGTCATCCGCTGATCCTCGTGCCTCCGACGCTGGCCGCCGCGATTCTGGGGCCCTTTGCCACCACGCTCTTCGACATGCGCAACTACGGCGTCTTCGCCGGCATGGGTACGGCGGGCCTTGTGGGGCAGATCGGCACGTTCAAGTCTATGGCCGCATCCTCCGGCGCGGGCGTGGTGCTGCTCAAGATGCTGGCGCTGCACATCGCGCTGCCCGCCGCGCTTTCCCTCGCCATCTGCCTGCTGATGCGCAGGGCCGGACTCATCAAGGACGGGGACATGAAGCTGGAGCTGTAA
- a CDS encoding putative immunity protein, which translates to MAKTRKMLGSAESPYILSLMRAIETQSRATIAAWSTDYAEEHLLSIYERAFPEDERPRQGLEAARTYLAGGMKLAEAKAKIRPVQDAARAAEAVPAAQAAARAIFSSASAIHTPTYGLSLAFYGAAAVAYDRVGTEATDEVYETIAAEECAKMEAALRSVSVTDEPNPAKIVWHC; encoded by the coding sequence ATGGCAAAGACTCGCAAAATGCTCGGCAGCGCCGAGTCCCCCTACATCCTTTCGCTGATGCGCGCCATCGAGACGCAGTCTAGGGCGACCATCGCCGCCTGGAGCACGGATTACGCGGAAGAGCATCTCCTGTCGATCTACGAGCGGGCCTTCCCCGAAGACGAGCGGCCCCGGCAGGGGCTTGAGGCCGCGCGGACGTACCTCGCGGGCGGCATGAAGCTGGCGGAGGCGAAGGCGAAAATTCGTCCCGTGCAGGACGCGGCGCGGGCTGCGGAGGCCGTGCCCGCCGCGCAGGCGGCCGCGCGCGCGATCTTTTCCAGCGCATCCGCCATTCACACGCCGACCTATGGGCTCAGCCTCGCCTTTTACGGCGCGGCGGCCGTCGCCTACGACCGCGTAGGCACCGAGGCGACCGACGAGGTGTACGAGACCATCGCCGCCGAGGAATGCGCGAAGATGGAAGCGGCGCTGCGCTCTGTTTCGGTCACGGACGAGCCCAATCCGGCCAAGATCGTCTGGCACTGCTGA
- a CDS encoding DUF1653 domain-containing protein, translated as MCNVVSGGLYRHFKGNQYRVLYVATHSETMEPYVVYQALYGERGIWVRPLKMFVEDVERDGRVQPRFALISEENGQNEG; from the coding sequence ATGTGCAACGTAGTTTCGGGCGGGCTTTACCGCCACTTCAAGGGAAATCAGTACCGGGTGCTCTACGTCGCCACGCACAGCGAGACGATGGAGCCGTATGTGGTCTATCAGGCGCTGTACGGCGAACGCGGCATCTGGGTGCGGCCGCTCAAAATGTTTGTGGAAGATGTGGAAAGAGACGGACGCGTGCAGCCTCGGTTTGCGCTGATTTCTGAGGAAAACGGTCAAAACGAGGGATGA
- a CDS encoding PD-(D/E)XK nuclease family protein — protein sequence MNATLLTGRMHRLLPEVIARIGQAYAAGGRCYLIVPEQYTLQAETEIVQRLNLPGYFDIDVLSPSRLQDRVFERAGQPQRVRIDERGKCMVLSAALEDLSDELCFYRGAGGRMGFVQRLSSLIADFKRGGLSPEDVRALSERAGEMPALSMKLQDASQLYAAYEQRLQGRFVDGEDVQQELLSRMEPSGVLRDVNAFVYGFDMITPTFAAELCAIARCAKGLTLALTLDTPPARDAALYEPALKSLLRLEELLRAAGIEPVREHLDAQLPAPADIVYLERELYAYPLRPQRGTPQAVFLNASATPFAEVHGVAARIRALAMEGEPFCRMAAVYTDGAVYAPLVERIFAQYDIPVYVSEKRPALAHPLFRFLLSSLRAATRGYRVDDLMECVRTGYCNLTDEEADALDTYATVYGIRAGRMRYPFTFGGEEEVSRAEELRARVVEPLLRLQRALSGAKDASGTVDAIFYYLEERAAFDTLQREQQALMDAGLAVEAFDCAQVWNLLMELLDQMHTLLGGHRGQMRTVMDMLEAGVGAMELGALPTSQEALVAGQIGNVRTAQVDALFLLGMNDGKLQSSSQSLLTDEERALTAREADAYLGMVDSDRAQLSRLDILQAMTLPGRRLYVSYALSDEEGRAQRPASAVLALRRVFPDLAVEGGALDKGERAALLSPRAALDALSVHLRELADAGEVELDGPFREAYAALCGNGEYAERVRDVRDALITRVYAPRLRVNTARALYGRRTVSVSKLETFAQCPYRHFVSYGLRPVQRRATGAERDKLGELYHAAVERFTREALSHEHWPDIERAESDRMMDAVVEPLLDQWQRTPMGESARGKAFAGRMRRTARRAGWTLTHQMQGSGFRLEDMEFTFGSGVIPPIQIELENGERMYLKGRIDRIDLMETERSVYLRVVDYKSGRKEMDPTDIYWGLQLQLLIYLQAVLQRYRGAKAAGLFYCRIDDPLVVKNLRVREAVEREIARQLSLKGLSLCDVEIIRAQGADQQEALLKKDGTLRQGALAVSEQEMALLVDYAVRMAAELSGRIAAGEIDISPAQRGNFRVCAYCDFRDICGFDPMLYGASARVLTPKKLSDILQAQTEKEEE from the coding sequence GTGAACGCAACGCTGCTGACGGGGCGCATGCACAGGCTGCTGCCCGAGGTGATCGCCCGCATCGGCCAGGCATACGCCGCGGGCGGGCGCTGTTACCTGATCGTGCCCGAGCAATACACGCTTCAGGCGGAGACGGAGATCGTGCAGCGGCTGAACCTGCCCGGATACTTCGACATCGACGTGCTCTCCCCCTCGCGGCTTCAGGATCGCGTGTTCGAGCGCGCGGGCCAGCCCCAGCGCGTGCGCATCGACGAGCGCGGCAAGTGCATGGTGCTCTCCGCCGCGCTGGAGGACCTTTCGGACGAGCTGTGCTTTTACCGGGGCGCGGGCGGGCGCATGGGCTTCGTGCAGAGGCTCTCCTCCCTCATCGCGGACTTTAAGCGCGGCGGCCTCTCGCCCGAGGATGTGCGCGCCCTGTCGGAACGCGCCGGGGAGATGCCTGCGCTTTCGATGAAGCTGCAGGATGCCTCCCAGCTCTACGCGGCTTACGAACAGCGCCTGCAAGGCCGCTTTGTGGACGGCGAGGACGTGCAGCAGGAGCTGCTTTCCCGCATGGAACCGTCGGGCGTACTGCGGGATGTAAACGCGTTCGTCTACGGGTTTGACATGATTACCCCTACGTTCGCAGCGGAGCTTTGCGCGATCGCCCGCTGCGCGAAAGGCCTGACATTAGCCCTTACGCTGGATACGCCGCCCGCCCGCGACGCGGCGCTGTACGAACCCGCGCTGAAGAGCCTGCTGCGCCTGGAAGAGCTGCTGCGCGCCGCAGGCATAGAACCTGTGCGCGAGCATCTGGACGCGCAGCTTCCCGCGCCGGCGGACATCGTCTATTTGGAACGGGAGCTTTACGCCTACCCCCTGCGCCCGCAAAGGGGCACGCCGCAGGCCGTCTTTTTGAACGCCTCCGCGACGCCCTTTGCCGAAGTGCACGGCGTGGCCGCGCGCATTCGGGCCCTCGCGATGGAGGGCGAGCCCTTCTGCCGCATGGCCGCCGTATACACGGACGGCGCGGTGTACGCGCCGCTGGTCGAGCGCATCTTCGCGCAGTACGACATCCCGGTCTACGTCAGCGAAAAGCGGCCTGCGCTTGCGCACCCGCTCTTTCGCTTTCTGCTCTCCTCTCTGCGCGCGGCCACGCGCGGCTATCGGGTGGACGACCTGATGGAGTGCGTGCGTACGGGCTATTGCAATCTTACGGACGAGGAAGCCGACGCGCTGGACACCTACGCGACGGTATACGGCATCCGCGCGGGGCGCATGCGCTACCCCTTTACATTCGGCGGCGAGGAAGAGGTTTCAAGGGCCGAAGAGCTGCGCGCACGGGTGGTGGAGCCGCTGCTGCGGCTGCAGCGCGCGCTTTCCGGCGCAAAGGATGCCAGCGGCACGGTGGACGCGATCTTCTATTACCTGGAGGAGCGCGCGGCGTTTGACACCCTGCAGCGAGAGCAGCAGGCGCTCATGGACGCGGGCCTCGCGGTAGAGGCATTTGACTGCGCGCAGGTATGGAACCTGCTGATGGAGCTGCTCGACCAGATGCACACCCTGCTGGGCGGGCATCGGGGGCAGATGCGCACGGTGATGGACATGCTGGAGGCGGGCGTCGGCGCGATGGAGCTGGGCGCGCTGCCGACCTCACAGGAGGCGCTGGTGGCAGGCCAGATCGGCAACGTGCGCACGGCGCAGGTGGACGCGCTCTTCCTGCTGGGCATGAACGACGGCAAGCTGCAGAGCAGCTCGCAGAGCCTGCTGACGGACGAAGAGCGCGCGCTCACGGCCAGGGAGGCGGACGCCTACCTCGGCATGGTGGACAGCGACCGCGCGCAGCTTTCACGCTTGGACATTTTACAGGCCATGACGCTGCCGGGAAGGCGGCTGTACGTGAGCTACGCGCTCTCGGACGAGGAGGGCCGGGCGCAGCGGCCGGCGTCGGCGGTGCTGGCGCTTCGGCGCGTGTTCCCCGACCTTGCGGTCGAGGGCGGTGCGCTCGACAAGGGCGAGCGCGCTGCCCTTTTGAGCCCGCGCGCGGCGCTGGATGCGCTCTCCGTTCACCTGCGGGAGCTCGCGGATGCGGGCGAGGTAGAGCTCGACGGCCCCTTTCGCGAGGCCTATGCGGCGCTGTGCGGGAACGGAGAATACGCGGAACGCGTAAGAGACGTGCGCGACGCGCTCATCACGCGCGTTTACGCTCCGAGGCTGCGCGTGAACACCGCCCGCGCGCTGTACGGGCGGCGGACGGTGAGCGTATCGAAGCTGGAGACGTTCGCCCAGTGCCCCTACCGTCATTTCGTCAGCTATGGCCTGCGCCCGGTGCAGCGCCGGGCGACCGGCGCGGAGCGCGACAAGCTGGGCGAGCTGTATCATGCGGCGGTGGAACGCTTCACGCGAGAGGCGCTCTCCCACGAGCACTGGCCGGACATCGAGCGCGCGGAAAGCGACCGAATGATGGACGCGGTGGTCGAGCCGCTGCTGGATCAGTGGCAGCGCACGCCCATGGGTGAAAGCGCGCGCGGCAAGGCATTCGCCGGGCGCATGCGCAGGACCGCGCGCCGGGCGGGCTGGACGCTGACGCACCAGATGCAGGGCAGCGGTTTTCGGCTGGAGGACATGGAGTTCACGTTCGGCAGCGGCGTCATCCCGCCGATTCAGATCGAGCTGGAAAACGGCGAGCGCATGTACCTCAAGGGGCGCATCGACCGCATCGACCTGATGGAGACGGAGCGGAGCGTCTACCTGCGCGTGGTGGATTACAAGTCCGGGCGCAAGGAGATGGATCCCACCGACATCTATTGGGGGCTGCAGCTGCAGCTGCTCATCTATCTGCAGGCCGTGCTGCAGAGGTATCGCGGAGCGAAGGCGGCGGGGCTGTTTTACTGCCGCATCGACGACCCGCTGGTCGTCAAGAACCTGCGCGTGCGCGAGGCGGTGGAGCGGGAAATCGCCAGGCAGCTCTCGCTCAAAGGGCTGTCGTTGTGCGACGTGGAGATCATCCGGGCGCAGGGCGCGGATCAGCAGGAGGCGCTGCTTAAAAAGGACGGGACGCTGCGCCAGGGCGCGCTGGCCGTTTCCGAGCAGGAGATGGCGCTGTTGGTGGATTACGCGGTGCGCATGGCCGCGGAGCTCAGCGGGCGCATCGCGGCGGGCGAGATCGACATCAGCCCGGCTCAGCGCGGAAACTTCCGCGTGTGCGCTTATTGCGACTTTCGGGATATCTGTGGTTTTGACCCGATGCTCTACGGCGCGTCCGCCCGCGTGCTCACGCCCAAGAAGCTTTCGGACATCCTGCAGGCGCAGACGGAAAAAGAGGAGGAATAG
- a CDS encoding metallophosphoesterase family protein, with translation MRIACISDIHANLFALEAVLKDVRSQSPDLILSLGDQINLGPQPLEVMQLLDSEGIPCLLGNHEQRVLALRTAHDASLDAINFASIRWTKTQVEGVPLDYPLYKRIDGITFAHAAVDNPSMPLEETPEVDRALDALSTPLLVCGHYHNAMQRTHGGKTIFVTGAVGMAENGIPNTALYAIVDDTPAGVTLTPRIVPYDSAPLYDAFRRSGILEYCPIMSRVVHEAMTQNRCVLMAFMRHVRATMLACEEPGISERVWTLAGNTFAWKTAQTCTEYWGL, from the coding sequence ATGCGCATCGCATGTATCAGCGATATTCACGCCAACCTGTTCGCGCTCGAGGCCGTCCTGAAGGACGTTCGCTCGCAGTCGCCCGACCTGATCCTCTCCCTGGGCGATCAGATCAACCTGGGCCCGCAGCCTCTGGAGGTGATGCAGCTGCTCGACAGCGAGGGCATTCCCTGTTTGCTGGGCAACCACGAGCAGCGCGTGCTCGCCCTGCGAACGGCCCACGACGCGAGCCTTGACGCCATCAACTTCGCCTCCATCCGCTGGACGAAGACGCAGGTAGAGGGCGTCCCCTTGGACTACCCCCTTTACAAGCGTATCGACGGCATCACGTTCGCGCACGCCGCGGTGGACAACCCGTCAATGCCTCTGGAGGAAACGCCGGAAGTGGACCGGGCGCTGGACGCGCTCTCGACTCCGTTGCTCGTCTGCGGCCACTACCACAACGCGATGCAGCGCACGCACGGCGGCAAGACGATCTTCGTGACCGGCGCGGTCGGTATGGCGGAAAACGGCATCCCCAATACCGCGCTCTACGCGATCGTGGACGACACGCCCGCAGGCGTGACCCTGACGCCGCGCATCGTACCCTACGACAGCGCTCCGCTCTACGACGCCTTCCGCCGCTCCGGCATCCTCGAATACTGCCCGATCATGAGCCGCGTCGTACACGAGGCGATGACGCAGAACCGCTGCGTGCTCATGGCCTTCATGCGGCACGTGCGCGCGACGATGCTCGCCTGCGAAGAGCCTGGCATCAGCGAACGCGTGTGGACGCTCGCAGGCAATACGTTCGCCTGGAAGACCGCGCAGACCTGCACGGAGTATTGGGGACTGTGA
- a CDS encoding HD domain-containing protein yields the protein MDLSKYSYIEVPAFTGDPLRDAKRLLRANGKEATLAHVCAVADECTGLARRFSLSEERCRLCGVLHDVGAVMRPEDMLSFARERGMAVDFAEERHPFLLHQRLSEILSRELLGVEDGAVLSAVGCHTTLKEKPSPYDMALFLADKLAWDQEGTPPYAQAVRGALVRSLEGACLTYIDYALLNGRVLCPHRWLLQAHASLKSHPEI from the coding sequence ATGGACTTGTCTAAGTATTCCTATATCGAGGTTCCGGCGTTTACCGGCGATCCCCTGCGGGATGCCAAGCGGCTGCTCAGGGCAAACGGCAAGGAAGCAACGCTCGCGCACGTGTGCGCCGTGGCGGACGAATGCACCGGCCTCGCGCGGCGCTTTTCGCTCAGCGAGGAAAGATGCCGCCTTTGCGGGGTGCTGCACGACGTCGGCGCGGTGATGCGCCCGGAGGACATGCTTTCCTTTGCGCGGGAACGCGGAATGGCCGTCGATTTCGCGGAGGAAAGGCATCCGTTTCTTTTGCACCAGCGCCTGTCGGAAATTCTTTCCCGCGAGCTATTGGGGGTTGAGGACGGCGCGGTGCTTTCGGCGGTCGGCTGTCACACGACGCTCAAGGAGAAACCATCCCCCTACGACATGGCCCTCTTTCTTGCGGACAAGCTCGCGTGGGATCAGGAGGGAACCCCGCCCTACGCGCAGGCCGTGCGCGGGGCGCTCGTCCGTTCGCTCGAAGGCGCGTGCCTGACTTACATCGACTATGCGCTCTTAAACGGCAGGGTGCTCTGCCCGCATCGATGGCTGCTGCAGGCGCATGCGTCTTTAAAGAGCCATCCGGAGATCTGA